In Drosophila teissieri strain GT53w chromosome 2R, Prin_Dtei_1.1, whole genome shotgun sequence, the following proteins share a genomic window:
- the LOC122615167 gene encoding centrosomal and chromosomal factor — MTAAKRRASSGNSSGSNGSSSNTSSSSNGNEQHSQQQHLQLQQQQQQQQAQPNEYQQLLQHPHHHYQQHYSGNSNSNSSNSGNSSSGSNTQQYHQRQQQHQATLRDCSVKLPLDILWLPKSAMRPAGPDTSPTDCILVVGVSRPKLAVVFLTVMLISLFLTFHVLYDSAVYNIQAAQAVHERHRLSMAASASAMASSSSSSSSSSSSSSSAGGGASNHLPVFVKPVPSSNQLSHPMVFPSSRVHFPKTSRRLPQALIIGVRKCGTRALLEMLYLHPRIQKAGGEVHFFDRDENYLKGLEWYRKKMPHSFRGQITIEKSPSYFVSPEVPERVRAMNASIKLLLIVREPVTRAISDYTQLRSHAATAILPLADKDPPTPRESSGGGAGGGAGGSGTAAAKMPTQSLLYAKLQSARGYDNALVGGSGAGAKETKARTASSSVVRRQAVAGSVGAAMTTTTMSPMASAAQMAAKSFEELAIFPNGTVNEAYRPLSISMYHVHLHRWLEVFPREQLLVVNGDRLIEDPVSQLKRIEAFLGIEHRVNSEHFYFNETKGFYCLRYDNGDRCLRETKGRKHPHVDPVVVSRLRKFFAEYNQRFYELVGEDLGWPEE; from the exons ATGACTGCCGCCAAAAGACGTGcgagcagcggcaacagcagtggcagcaacggtagcagcagcaacactagcagcagcagtaatGGCAACGAGCAGCActcccagcagcaacatctgcagctgcagcagcagcagcaacagcagcaggcgcagccaAACGAGTACCAACAGTTGCTGCAGCATCCCCACCATCACTACCAGCAACACtacagcggcaacagcaacagcaacagcagcaacagcggcaacagtagcagtggcagcaacacgCAGCAATACCACCagagacagcagcaacatcaggcGACACTGCGCGATTGCTCCGTCAAATTGCCGCTGGATATCCT ATGGCTACCGAAATCGGCAATGCGGCCGGCGGGTCCTGATACCTCGCCCACGGACTGCATCCTGGTGGTGGGCGTGTCCCGTCCCAAATTGGCCGTCGTCTTCCTTACGGTCATGTTGATCTCGCTGTTCCTCACCTTCCACGTGCTGTACGACAGTGCCGTATACAACATCCAAGCGGCCCAGGCTGTCCACGAACGGCATCGACTATCCATGGCCGCCTCCGCATCGGCAATggcatcctcatcctcctcctcctcctcgtcgtcgtccagttcctcctccgccggcggTGGCGCCTCCAATCATCTGCCCGTGTTCGTGAAGCCCGTGCCCAGCTCCAATCAGCTCAGCCATCCGATGGTCTTTCCCTCCAGCCGTGTGCACTTTCCCAAAACCAGTCGACGTCTGCCGCAG GCACTCATCATCGGTGTGCGAAAGTGTGGCACACGGGCGCTGCTGGAGATGCTCTACCTGCATCCGCGTATCCAGAAGGCCGGCGGCGAGGTGCACTTCTTCGACCGGGACGAGAACTACCTGAAGGGTCTGGAGTGGTATCGCAAGAAGATGCCGCACTCATTCCGCGGCCAGATCACCATCGAGAAGAGTCCCAGCTACTTTGTGTCGCCAGAG GTGCCGGAACGCGTCCGGGCCATGAATGCGAGCATcaagctgctgctgattgtCCGGGAGCCGGTGACCCGGGCCATTTCGGACTACACGCAGCTGCGTAGCCATGCGGCCACTGCCATTCTGCCGTTGGCCGACAAGGATCCACCTACGCCAAGGGAGAGTTCGGGTGGTGGAGCAGGTGGTGGGGCAGGAGGAAGTGGGACCGCAGCTGCCAAGATGCCAACACAATCACTGCTGTATGCCAAACTGCAGTCGGCCCGTGGCTATGACAATGCCctggtgggtggcagtggggcGGGCGCCAAGGAGACCAAAGCCAGAACGGCATCTTCTTCGGTGGTCAGGAGACAGGCAGTGGCGGGTAGTGTTGGAGCTGCGATGACCACGACTACAATGTCGCCAATGGCGAGCGCCGCCCAAATGGCAGCCAA GTCCTTTGAGGAGCTGGCCATATTTCCCAATGGCACCGTTAACGAGGCTTATCGACCGCTCAGCATCTCCATGTACCATGTCCACCTCCATCGCTGGCTGGAGGTCTTTCCGCGGGAGCAGCTACTAGTGGTCAATGGGGATCGCCTCATCGAGGATCCGGTTTCTCAGCTGAAACGCATCGAGGCCTTCCTGG GCATTGAGCATCGGGTGAACAGCGAGCACTTCTACTTCAACGAGACCAAGGGCTTCTACTGTCTGCGCTACGACAACGGGGATCGCTGTCTGCGGGAGACGAAGGGCAGGAAGCATCCGCATGTGGATCCCGTGGTGGTCTCCAGACTACGAAAGTTCTTCGCCGAGTACAATCAGCGGTTCTACGAGCTGGTGGGCGAGGATCTCGGCTGGCCGGAGGAGtaa
- the LOC122615170 gene encoding elongation of very long chain fatty acids protein F, with product MNSTLLDYLRKLPADPVRLPMLGTPLPAIAIVVAYLLLIFKVGPDFMRTRKPYNIRNAMLVYNFCQVLMNSGIFIMGSYYLFRKKMYNFSCMDMLPWDHPDKGVDRMFTYVYFINKLIDLMDTVFFVLRKSAKQITVLHVYHHVFMVLGVPLTYYFYGPGGQYNLMGYLNSFVHVVMYAYYFASAWYPNVKSTVWCKEYITKLQFLQFVILFAQSLLTLWLSPGCGVPKVLQYVQLGGSVSMMVMFGNFYYQTYVKAKSKQQ from the exons ATGAACTCCACACTATTGGATTACTTGCGGAAGCTGCCGGCAG ATCCTGTGCGTCTGCCCATGCTGGGCACACCTCTGCCAGCGATTGCGATAGTTGTGGCTTATCTGCTGCTGATCTTCAAAGTGGGCCCCGATTTCATGAGAACTCGCAAGCCCTACAACATACGGAATGCCATGTTGGTCTATAACTTCTGTCAGGTTTTAATGAACTCCGGAATCTTTATAATG GGCTCCTACTATCTTTTCCGCAAGAAGATGTACAACTTCAGCTGCATGGACATGCTGCCCTGGGATCATCCAGACAAAGGTGTCGATCGCATGTTCACCTACGTCTACTTCATCAACAAGCTGATCGACCTGATGGACACCGTATTCTTTGTGCTGCGCAAGAGCGCCAAGCAGATCACCGTACTCCATGTGTACCATCATGTGTTCATGGTCCTGGGCGTGCCACTCACCTACTACTTCTACGGACCCGGCGGACAGTACAACCTGATGGGCTACCTCAACTCCTTCGTGCACGTGGTGATGTACGCCTACTACTTTGCATCGGCCTGGTATCCGAACGTGAAGAGCACCGTGTGGTGCAAGGAGTATATCACCAAGCTGCAGTTCCTGCAGTTCGTGATCCTCTTCGCCCAATCCCTGCTGACCTTGTGGCTGAGTCCTGGCTGCGGTGTGCCCAAGGTGCTGCAGTACGTGCAGCTGGGAGGTTCCGTTTCCATGATGGTCATGTTTGGCAACTTTTACTATCAAACCTATGTCAAAGCCAAGAGCAAACAGCAGTGA
- the LOC122615169 gene encoding elongation of very long chain fatty acids protein F: protein MLRYLRLPQADPNPILLAGSPWPITLILMAYLLFVLKLGKLFMRNRKPYDLKTVLRVYNLFQVLYNGLHFGLVFYYLFIVRICNLHCMESFPAGHERKQLERVLHAVYLLNKVLDLMDTVFFVLRKSYKQITFLHIYHHVFMSFGSYALTRYYGTGGHFNAVGLLNSLVHTVMYIYYYLSSEYPGVRANIWWKKYITLTQLCQFFLLLSYAIYVRFFSPNCGVPRGILYVNMLQGVVFIYMFGKFYIHNYLIPAKAQIDAKQS from the exons ATGCTCCGATACTTGCGCTTACCTCAAGCGG ATCCCAATCCGATTCTGCTGGCTGGTTCACCATGGCCTATCACACTGATTCTGATGGCTTATCTGCTGTTTGTCCTAAAATTGGGCAAGCTCTTCATGCGGAACCGGAAGCCATACGACTTGAAAACGGTCCTGAGGGTGTACAATCTATTCCAGGTGCTCTACAATGGCCTGCACTTCGGATTG GTATTCTACTATCTCTTCATCGTGCGCATCTGCAATCTGCACTGCATGGAGAGCTTTCCCGCTGGCCATGAACGCAAGCAACTTGAACGCGTGCTGCACGCCGTCTACTTGCTGAACAAGGTGCTCGACCTAATGGATACCGTGTTCTTTGTGCTGCGCAAGAGCTACAAGCAGATCACCTTTCTGCACATCTATCACCACGTGTTCATGTCCTTCGGGAGTTACGCCCTCACGCGATACTACGGCACTGGTGGCCACTTCAATGCCGTGGGATTGCTCAACTCCTTGGTGCACACGGTCATGTATATCTACTACTATCTGTCCTCGGAATATCCCGGAGTGCGCGCCAACATCTGGTGGAAGAAGTACATAACACTCACACAACTCTGCCAGTTCTTTCTGCTGCTCAGCTACGCCATCTATGTGCGATTCTTCTCCCCGAATTGTGGAGTTCCCCGCGGCATTCTCTACGTGAATATGCTGCAAGGCGTCGTCTTCATTTATATGTTTGGTAAATTCTACATACACAACTACCTGATACCTGCGAAGGCCCAGATCGACGCAAAGCAATCGTAG